The Rhodospirillaceae bacterium genome includes a region encoding these proteins:
- the smc gene encoding chromosome segregation protein SMC, with product MQFLKLSLMGFKSFADATELVIESGLTGIVGPNGCGKSNLVEALRWSMGETSAKQMRGGEMDDVIFNGTVTRPARNLAEVSLWLSNQDRTAPAQFNDLDELQVSRRIERGEGSLYRVNGQDVRAKDVQLLFADAATGARSTALVSQGKIGAIINAKPKDRRGLLEAAAGIAGLHSRRHEAELRLRAAETNLTRLDDIIETLNTQLQALKRQSRQASRYRRLSERIREVEALLLHMKWIASRAEITCAEAQLAQGETNVTDRTRAAATAATAQADVAATLPDLRKNEAEAAAELQAFLLARDGLNAEEARLQTAQRECVERIAQIENDLLREQALAHDAAMTLERLDDERKILINAREGEDTAQKEASEQLATATTEVEALESELTELTERVAADDARKTKLAEELHNLEARLTRTGAHQKEITERQARLKAEGIGPETHNEAEKALAIAEAHAANAHDTLEKAELQRDASHDDANMARNHLHEAENALAKLHAEETALTELSGNAEHDVWTPLVDAIAVETGYETALGAALGDDLDAAADLDAPIHWRAAPVASNCPALPEGSEPLATYVRAPDILGRRLSQIGVVPDRETGARLAGSLHQGQRLVTPAGDLWRWDGFETSSEAPSAAATRLRQRSRLQELQGQRVEAESLVANRTNTHQGAVEAAEAAAQATRDQRRTLAEANTTLAEARKAQAAIASKIAEINSQLSALEENAQRVALDHEETVERMRAVNTALAEFGDLQAARNRVEAKRQTLSKRRVGMFECQATHDRLRQEGAARTTRLHAIDAETISWKKQAEAAEGQQARLTERRQTADAEQQRLAARPAEIATKREELALRVEAAENTRTKAADCLAEGESQLAAKDKGLKAAERELAESREERIRMEAQLAQAAQALEATLERIRERLECAPEDVAEVAGIKEGDPLPDPAEIEEKFERYSRERDRMGPVNLRAEVEAEELEEQIHGMTTEREDLVAAIARLRKGIAELTREGEARLQTAFTQVNAHFRELFTRLFGGGEAHLKLTEADDPLDVGLEIMASPPGKRLQIMSLLSGGEQAMTAIALLFAVFLTNPAPICVLDEVDAPLDDANVDRFCTLVDEIAHSSKTRFLVITHHRMTMARMDRLFGVTMSEKGISQIVSVDLQDAEQLRETA from the coding sequence GTGCAGTTTCTGAAACTCTCGCTGATGGGCTTTAAATCCTTCGCGGATGCGACGGAACTTGTGATCGAATCCGGGCTTACTGGCATCGTCGGGCCGAATGGCTGTGGCAAGTCGAACCTTGTCGAAGCGTTGCGCTGGTCCATGGGCGAAACGTCTGCAAAACAGATGCGCGGCGGCGAAATGGACGACGTAATCTTTAACGGGACGGTAACCCGTCCGGCGCGCAACCTTGCCGAAGTTTCCCTGTGGCTCAGCAATCAGGATCGCACCGCACCGGCGCAATTCAACGATCTGGACGAACTCCAGGTCTCGCGGCGGATCGAGCGGGGCGAAGGGTCGCTGTACCGCGTGAACGGCCAGGACGTTCGCGCCAAGGATGTTCAGCTTCTGTTTGCCGATGCGGCGACCGGCGCGCGTTCCACCGCCCTGGTCAGCCAGGGCAAGATCGGCGCCATCATCAATGCCAAGCCCAAGGATCGCCGTGGCCTGCTTGAAGCGGCGGCGGGCATCGCCGGCCTGCACAGCCGCCGGCACGAGGCCGAACTTCGCCTGCGTGCCGCAGAAACGAATCTCACGCGCCTCGACGACATCATCGAAACCCTCAACACCCAGTTGCAGGCCCTAAAACGACAATCGCGCCAGGCGTCTCGCTATCGCCGCCTGAGCGAGCGTATCCGCGAAGTCGAAGCGCTGCTGCTGCACATGAAATGGATTGCCAGCCGCGCCGAAATTACGTGCGCCGAGGCACAGCTCGCCCAAGGGGAAACGAACGTTACCGATCGCACCCGCGCCGCGGCCACCGCCGCTACGGCCCAGGCAGACGTGGCGGCGACGTTGCCCGACCTTCGTAAAAACGAGGCCGAAGCCGCCGCCGAGCTACAGGCCTTCCTGCTTGCCCGCGATGGACTGAACGCCGAAGAAGCGCGCCTGCAGACGGCCCAGCGGGAATGCGTCGAACGAATTGCCCAGATCGAAAACGATCTGCTGCGCGAACAGGCCCTTGCCCATGACGCGGCCATGACGCTGGAGCGGCTGGACGACGAAAGAAAAATTCTTATCAACGCCCGCGAAGGCGAAGACACCGCCCAAAAAGAAGCGTCCGAGCAGCTGGCCACGGCAACCACCGAGGTGGAAGCCCTGGAGAGCGAGTTGACCGAGTTGACCGAGCGTGTCGCCGCCGACGACGCCCGCAAAACAAAGCTTGCCGAAGAACTGCACAATCTGGAAGCGCGGCTGACCCGAACAGGTGCCCACCAGAAGGAAATCACCGAACGCCAGGCAAGGCTGAAAGCCGAAGGAATCGGACCGGAAACACACAACGAGGCTGAAAAGGCACTGGCCATCGCCGAAGCCCACGCCGCAAACGCGCATGACACGCTGGAAAAAGCGGAACTGCAACGCGACGCCTCCCATGACGATGCGAACATGGCGCGCAACCATCTGCACGAGGCGGAGAACGCCCTTGCAAAGCTGCACGCCGAGGAAACGGCGCTGACCGAACTGTCCGGCAATGCCGAACATGACGTCTGGACGCCGCTTGTCGATGCGATTGCCGTTGAAACCGGCTATGAAACCGCCCTTGGTGCCGCCCTTGGCGACGATCTGGACGCGGCGGCGGATTTGGATGCCCCCATTCACTGGCGCGCCGCCCCGGTCGCTTCAAACTGCCCGGCTCTGCCAGAAGGCAGCGAACCGCTTGCCACCTATGTTCGCGCGCCGGACATTCTTGGCCGCAGGCTTTCCCAGATTGGCGTCGTCCCCGATCGCGAAACCGGCGCGCGCCTTGCCGGGTCCCTTCACCAGGGCCAGCGTCTGGTAACCCCAGCGGGCGATCTTTGGCGCTGGGACGGGTTCGAAACCAGTTCCGAAGCGCCGTCGGCCGCAGCAACCAGGCTTCGTCAGCGCAGCCGATTGCAGGAACTTCAGGGGCAACGGGTCGAGGCGGAAAGCCTGGTTGCGAACCGGACCAACACCCATCAGGGCGCGGTTGAGGCCGCCGAAGCGGCGGCACAGGCGACGCGGGATCAGCGCCGCACCCTTGCCGAAGCAAACACAACCCTTGCCGAAGCGCGCAAGGCCCAGGCGGCCATCGCCAGCAAAATCGCTGAAATAAATTCGCAACTTTCGGCCCTTGAAGAGAACGCCCAACGCGTCGCCCTGGACCACGAAGAAACGGTGGAACGGATGCGCGCAGTCAACACAGCCCTTGCCGAGTTTGGCGATTTGCAGGCAGCGCGAAATCGCGTTGAGGCAAAACGCCAGACGCTTTCAAAACGGCGGGTCGGCATGTTCGAATGCCAGGCCACCCATGACCGCCTGCGTCAGGAAGGCGCCGCGCGGACAACGCGGCTGCACGCGATCGATGCCGAAACCATTTCCTGGAAAAAGCAGGCCGAGGCCGCCGAGGGCCAGCAGGCCCGCTTGACCGAACGGCGTCAGACCGCCGACGCAGAGCAGCAGCGTCTGGCTGCCCGGCCTGCGGAAATTGCCACCAAACGCGAAGAACTTGCCCTGCGGGTCGAGGCCGCCGAGAACACCCGCACCAAAGCCGCCGATTGCCTTGCAGAGGGCGAAAGCCAGCTGGCAGCAAAAGACAAGGGCCTCAAGGCCGCGGAACGGGAGCTTGCCGAAAGCCGCGAAGAGCGCATTCGCATGGAGGCGCAACTGGCCCAGGCCGCCCAGGCCCTTGAGGCGACCCTTGAGCGAATCCGCGAGCGTCTTGAATGCGCCCCCGAAGACGTGGCCGAAGTGGCAGGCATTAAAGAGGGCGACCCCCTTCCCGATCCGGCCGAAATCGAGGAAAAATTCGAACGCTATTCGCGCGAACGCGACCGCATGGGGCCTGTGAATTTGCGCGCCGAGGTAGAGGCTGAGGAGCTTGAGGAACAGATCCACGGGATGACGACGGAGCGCGAGGATCTGGTGGCGGCGATCGCCCGGCTTCGTAAGGGAATCGCCGAGCTGACCCGCGAAGGCGAAGCCCGCCTTCAGACGGCCTTCACCCAGGTTAATGCCCATTTTCGCGAACTTTTCACCCGCCTGTTCGGCGGTGGCGAGGCCCATCTGAAACTCACCGAGGCGGACGACCCCCTCGACGTCGGCCTCGAAATCATGGCCAGCCCGCCCGGGAAACGGCTGCAGATCATGTCGCTTCTCTCCGGTGGCGAGCAGGCGATGACAGCCATTGCCTTGTTGTTTGCCGTCTTTCTCACCAATCCGGCGCCGATTTGCGTCCTGGACGAGGTGGATGCCCCGCTCGACGACGCAAATGTCGACCGTTTCTGCACCCTTGTCGATGAAATCGCCCACAGTTCCAAGACCCGTTTTCTGGTCATCACCCACCACCGGATGACCATGGCGAGGATGGATCGCCTGTTCGGGGTGACCATGAGCGAGAAGGGAATCTCGCAGATCGTTTCCGTTGATCTGCAAGATGCAGAGCAACTGCGCGAAACCGCCTGA
- a CDS encoding disulfide bond formation protein DsbA, with protein MLYLVGLRRAIRHILFFTVLILPVYGCDSGDGARGDAGGTIDAAPGPVHALGSETAPVTILDYSSLTCSHCARFHIEILPLLKAKYIDTGKVRFIYRNFPLDNTAHKAAMLAGCTSEEKYFPFLDMLFARQRQWAGSNDPRTELMNLGKMAGIDAKSFAACMQNTALGDAILEERIYGEKEYEITSTPTLIIQGEKYVGAASLEDLDAILAPLLKEAEGN; from the coding sequence ATGCTATATCTTGTGGGCCTCCGGCGGGCTATCCGCCATATCCTGTTTTTTACGGTTCTCATCCTGCCCGTCTATGGCTGTGATTCCGGGGACGGTGCGCGTGGGGACGCCGGTGGCACCATCGACGCGGCGCCGGGGCCGGTACATGCCCTTGGATCGGAAACCGCCCCGGTGACGATCCTCGACTATTCGTCCCTCACCTGCTCCCATTGCGCCAGGTTCCACATTGAGATTCTGCCGCTTTTAAAAGCAAAATACATCGACACCGGGAAAGTCCGGTTCATCTATCGCAATTTCCCCCTCGACAACACCGCCCATAAAGCCGCCATGCTTGCCGGCTGCACGTCCGAAGAAAAATATTTTCCGTTTCTCGACATGTTGTTTGCGCGCCAGCGGCAATGGGCGGGATCGAACGATCCACGAACGGAGCTTATGAATCTCGGCAAGATGGCTGGCATCGATGCGAAAAGCTTCGCCGCCTGCATGCAGAATACGGCCCTTGGCGATGCCATCCTGGAAGAACGCATCTATGGTGAAAAGGAATATGAAATCACCTCGACGCCTACCCTTATCATCCAGGGTGAAAAATATGTCGGCGCGGCATCCCTGGAAGATCTCGACGCAATTCTCGCCCCCCTCCTGAAGGAAGCAGAAGGAAACTGA
- the mutY gene encoding A/G-specific adenine glycosylase: MAGKRKISQKKMAATPARLVGALLRWYDRGHRSFVWRAASGATPDPYRVWLSEVMLQQTQAATMEPYFREFLDRWPTLEDLARADQDALLHAWQGLGYYSRARNLLRTAKIVAGEMGGRFPEEAGELLALPGIGLYSAAAIAAIAFEKQATVVDGNVERVIARLFAITDLLPQAKKQIRDCAETLTPKRRPGDYAHAIMELGGTLCRPVRPDCPHCPWSFACEAHARGLEGELPRRVRRPPRPTRYGVVFWLRRGDGAVLLRRRPEKGLLGGMMEFPSTEWRQETWAPEEAWSHAPLPSAKLVSKASLPGNVRHDXSHFRLELCVVMADVMAKPRGCVLAPKNAVWCLPDRFGDHALPSAMGKVIGHVGGAIGEPAGDEPRS, translated from the coding sequence ATGGCAGGAAAACGCAAAATATCGCAAAAAAAGATGGCGGCGACGCCCGCCCGCCTCGTGGGCGCGCTGCTTCGCTGGTACGACCGGGGGCACCGTTCCTTTGTGTGGCGGGCGGCGAGCGGTGCAACACCGGACCCTTATCGGGTCTGGCTTAGTGAGGTCATGCTGCAACAGACCCAGGCGGCGACCATGGAGCCCTATTTCCGAGAATTCCTCGATCGCTGGCCGACCTTGGAAGACCTGGCCCGGGCCGATCAGGACGCGCTGCTCCATGCCTGGCAGGGGCTTGGCTATTACAGTCGTGCACGAAACCTGCTGCGCACGGCCAAAATTGTCGCCGGCGAGATGGGTGGCCGGTTCCCGGAAGAGGCCGGCGAACTTCTGGCCCTTCCCGGCATTGGTCTCTACAGCGCTGCGGCCATTGCGGCCATTGCCTTTGAAAAACAGGCGACGGTCGTTGACGGCAATGTCGAACGCGTGATCGCGCGTCTTTTTGCAATCACCGATCTGCTGCCCCAGGCAAAAAAGCAGATCCGGGACTGTGCCGAAACGCTCACGCCCAAACGCCGTCCGGGCGATTATGCCCATGCTATCATGGAGCTTGGCGGCACCCTTTGTCGTCCGGTCCGCCCGGATTGCCCCCATTGTCCGTGGTCATTTGCCTGCGAGGCCCATGCCCGCGGTCTGGAAGGTGAGCTTCCCCGGCGCGTCCGGCGACCGCCCCGCCCGACGCGGTATGGCGTTGTCTTCTGGCTCAGGCGGGGGGATGGCGCCGTCCTGCTGCGTCGCCGTCCGGAAAAGGGGCTTCTCGGCGGCATGATGGAATTTCCTTCTACCGAATGGCGGCAAGAAACATGGGCCCCAGAAGAGGCATGGTCCCATGCGCCGTTGCCGTCGGCAAAGCTCGTTTCCAAGGCATCGCTGCCGGGAAATGTGCGCCACGATTTWTCCCATTTCCGGCTGGAACTTTGTGTCGTCATGGCAGATGTCATGGCAAAGCCGCGTGGCTGCGTGCTGGCGCCGAAAAACGCGGTCTGGTGTTTGCCGGACCGGTTTGGTGACCATGCTCTGCCATCGGCCATGGGAAAAGTGATCGGCCATGTTGGTGGCGCTATCGGGGAACCTGCCGGCGACGAGCCCCGGTCGTGA
- a CDS encoding modification methylase: MTQTKPPARNEIHVGDCIAQMNAMAPASVDMVFADPPYNLQLSGDLRRPNDSLVDGVNDDWDKFATFAAYDEFTKNWLTAARRVLKKDGTLWVIGSYHNIFRIGTQLQDIGFWILNDVVWRKTNPMPNFRGRRFTNAHETLIWCTREKESRYRFNYDAMKALNEGLQMRSDWLLPICNGKERLRQDGRKVHPTQKPESLLYRTILAATQPGDVILDPFFGTGTTGAAAKKLGRNFIGIEKDPVYADFARKRIDAITETTDPELLHTPSKRNEPRIPFGSLVERGLLAPGDVLFDAQRRFHAKIRSDGNLAFMNQRGSIHQIGALAQGSPSCNGWTFWHYESNEGPALIDELRQRLRAEPR; this comes from the coding sequence ATGACGCAAACAAAACCGCCCGCGCGCAACGAAATTCATGTCGGCGATTGCATCGCGCAAATGAACGCCATGGCGCCGGCCTCGGTCGACATGGTGTTTGCCGACCCCCCCTATAATTTGCAGCTTTCAGGCGATTTACGGCGACCGAATGACAGCCTTGTCGATGGGGTCAACGACGACTGGGACAAATTCGCCACCTTCGCCGCCTATGACGAATTTACGAAAAACTGGCTTACGGCGGCGCGACGGGTTCTGAAAAAAGACGGCACGCTTTGGGTCATCGGCAGCTATCACAATATTTTCCGGATCGGCACACAGCTTCAGGACATCGGTTTTTGGATCCTGAACGATGTTGTCTGGCGCAAGACGAACCCGATGCCGAATTTCCGGGGACGCCGCTTCACAAACGCCCATGAAACCCTTATCTGGTGCACCCGGGAAAAGGAAAGCCGCTACCGTTTCAATTACGACGCCATGAAGGCGTTGAACGAAGGCCTGCAAATGCGCAGCGACTGGCTGCTTCCCATCTGCAACGGCAAGGAACGTTTGCGCCAGGACGGACGCAAAGTCCATCCAACCCAAAAACCCGAGTCGTTGCTTTACCGTACAATCCTTGCCGCGACGCAACCGGGCGATGTTATTCTTGATCCCTTCTTTGGAACGGGCACGACCGGGGCCGCCGCCAAAAAACTGGGTCGCAATTTTATCGGCATCGAGAAAGACCCCGTTTATGCAGATTTCGCCCGGAAACGCATCGACGCCATCACGGAAACGACCGACCCGGAACTGCTGCACACGCCATCAAAACGGAACGAACCCCGAATTCCCTTCGGCTCGCTGGTCGAACGCGGTCTGCTGGCACCTGGGGATGTGCTTTTCGATGCCCAGCGACGCTTCCACGCAAAAATCCGCTCGGACGGCAATCTCGCCTTCATGAACCAGCGCGGCTCCATCCATCAGATCGGCGCGCTTGCTCAGGGAAGCCCGTCCTGCAATGGCTGGACGTTCTGGCATTACGAATCAAACGAAGGCCCGGCGCTGATCGACGAACTACGCCAGCGCCTGCGCGCGGAGCCCCGCTAG
- a CDS encoding ribonuclease HII: protein MPDFSLETGIPGRVAGVDEVGRGPLAGPVVAAAVVLDPATFPEDLGPLVQDSKLLTPKRREQVLARLLSLSDIDIGIGAASVREIDRLNILNATMLAMTRAVAALKIAPHLALVDGNQAPSLACPVRTVVRGDGISLSIAAASIVAKVTRDRLMARLAQRHPAYGWERNAGYGTAKHRDALFAHGVTPHHRRSFRPIPHILSLAEISS, encoded by the coding sequence TTGCCGGATTTCTCCCTTGAAACGGGCATTCCCGGTCGGGTCGCCGGGGTTGATGAAGTGGGGCGCGGCCCCTTGGCCGGTCCGGTTGTCGCCGCCGCCGTCGTGCTTGACCCCGCCACCTTTCCAGAAGACCTCGGCCCTCTGGTGCAGGATTCAAAATTGCTGACGCCAAAACGCCGCGAACAGGTTCTGGCAAGACTGCTTTCCCTTAGCGACATCGACATCGGCATCGGCGCGGCCAGTGTTCGGGAAATCGACCGCCTCAACATCCTGAATGCGACGATGCTGGCCATGACGCGTGCCGTCGCGGCGCTGAAAATTGCGCCTCACCTGGCCCTTGTCGATGGCAACCAGGCGCCGTCGCTTGCCTGTCCGGTGCGCACCGTCGTGCGCGGTGACGGGATCAGCCTTTCCATCGCCGCCGCCTCCATCGTCGCCAAGGTCACCCGCGACCGGCTGATGGCGCGGCTGGCGCAACGGCACCCGGCCTATGGCTGGGAACGGAACGCCGGCTATGGCACGGCGAAGCACCGCGACGCCCTTTTTGCCCATGGCGTCACCCCACATCACAGGCGAAGTTTCCGGCCCATCCCCCACATCTTGAGTCTGGCGGAGATTTCCTCCTAA